From Plasmodium relictum strain SGS1 genome assembly, chromosome: 8, the proteins below share one genomic window:
- a CDS encoding 40S ribosomal protein S20e, putative, translated as MKGAIEGEKYRLRRIRIALTSKNLRAIEKVCSDIMKGAKERNLNVSGPVRLPVKTLRITTRKSPCGEGTNTWDRFELRIYKRLIDLYSQCEVVTQMTSINIDPVVEVEVIITDS; from the exons ATGAAAGGAGCAATTGAAGGCGAAAAGTATAGACTTCGTCGTATTCGTATCGCTTTAActtcaaaaaatttaagagCTATAGAAAAAG TTTGTAGTGATATTATGAAAGGAGCAAAGGAAAGAAATCTAAATGTATCAGGCCCTGTAAGATTGCCTGTAAAAACATTAAGAATTACAACAAGAAAATCTCCCTGTGGAGAAGGAACAAATACATGGGATAGATTTGAATTACGAATTTATAAAAGACTCATTGATTTATATTCGCAATGTGAAGTAGTTACTCAAATGACATCTATTAATATTGATCCAGTTGTCGAAGTGGAAGTTATTATAACAGATTCATAA